In Hemicordylus capensis ecotype Gifberg chromosome 3, rHemCap1.1.pri, whole genome shotgun sequence, one DNA window encodes the following:
- the LOC128352214 gene encoding pancreatic lipase-related protein 2-like yields the protein MHGCKQFLAPKHWDINQVMRDMTLGCSHKRSVLYYSNSVLIPDGFLGYRCNSYDSFLSGKCFPCPKETCPMMGHYADRFPGKTTEVHQVYYLNTEAFQPFACWREYVSVKLSGTQKMWGNIYVALIGSNEHRRQYPVANGLFSPTSTYAKIIDVSIPGNITAVEFQWKKDPAWKRTGLIGAQEVTILYGTNGHKSVFCGSQVVQPEVWQKLTLC from the exons ATGCATGGCTGCAAACAATTCCTGGCACCTAAACATTGGGATATCAATCAAGTTATGAGAG ACATGACTTTAGGATGTTCACACAAACGAAGCGTGCTGTATTATTCTAACAGTGTTTTAATCCCAGATGGATTTCTCGGCTACCGATGCAATTCATACGACTCCTTTCTGTCA GGTAAATGCTTCCCATGTCCCAAGGAGACCTGTCCAATGATGGGCCACtatgctgataggtttccaggtaAAACTACAGAGGTGCACCAAGTGTATTATTTAAACACAGAAGCTTTCCAGCCATTTGCTT GTTGGAGGGAATATGTATCTGTGAAATTGTCTGGAACACAAAAAATGTGGGGAAATATATACGTAGCCTTGATTGGAAGTAATGAGCACAGAAGGCAGTACCCAGTTGCCAA TGGATTGTTTTCCCCAACAAGTACATATGCAAAAATTATTGATGTATCTATTCCTGGAAATATTACGGCTGTTGAATTTCAGTGGAAAAAGGATCCAGCTTGGAAAAGGACTGGCTTAATAGGAGCACAGGAAGTCACCATACTATATGGAACAAATGGTCATAA ATCTGTATTTTGTGGCAGTCAAGTTGTCCAGCCTGAGGTATGGCAAAAACTTACACTTTGCTAA